A single region of the Plutella xylostella chromosome 7, ilPluXylo3.1, whole genome shotgun sequence genome encodes:
- the LOC105383409 gene encoding UDP-glucosyltransferase 2 isoform X3: MYVGLAYKRSNKMTRVYFVLLILSGSAVFQSVHAARMLCIYPVPFHSHQTVFHAMTEALAAEGHELVVLTPLPHKKPIPNVTEIDVHDISYKLWEDKYGEYQKTHEFTADPVTFWEDAVTPIIHSVVDAQMSSPGMQALINDQNQHFDVILAEAPAPLSIMIAARFDAPIILVSSFFGSDDNFLTIGAPIHPIYFPEYNMQKVGNMSFWERVKQIYTTLRLRWMERVLKDKENAMIRKHFGNDAPTITELKKRVEMLFVNVHPIWDNNRPVPPSVVYMGALHLRDPKPIPKDLQSYLDASKNGVVYMSLGSKIRFSDLPEGTMQVFLNVFASLPYDVLIKWNGGELKNKPANVRLEKWLPQNDMLHHPKIKVFLMQGGLQSTDEAIAANVPLIGFPVFGDQFYNAQMFMKLDIGRQLDIKTINEQDLRQAILDVAENERYRRNIASLSLVLQEQRAGGLQRAVRGAARVAARAARPLRSPLADASLAQTLMLDVLVAVATGAVVTTVGTAVLALLLYRAVRRAVGTQPKLKSK, translated from the exons ATGTATGTGGGTCTTGCGTACAAGAGATCTAACAAAATGACGCGTGTTTATTtcgtattattaattttaagcGGAAGTGCGGTGTTTCAGTCTGTGCATGCAGCCAGGATGCTGTGCATATACCCGGTGCCGTTCCACAGCCACCAGACGGTGTTCCATGCAATGACGGAAGCACTGGCGGCCGAGGGACACGAGCTAGTGGTCCTCACACCACTACCACACAAGAAACCAATACCAAACGTCACAGAAATAGATGTTCATGACATTTCATATAAACTTTGGGAGGACAAGTACGGTGAATATCAAAAAACCCACGAGTTTACTGCTGATCCAGTCACGTTTTGGGAAGACGCGGTGACTCCAATCATACATAGCGTCGTGGACGCACAGATGAGCTCACCAGGAATGCAGGCACTCATCAACGATCAGAACCAGCATTTTGATGTGATATTAGCGGAAGCTCCCGCCCCGCTCAGCATCATGATCGCAGCGAGGTTCGACGCTCCTATTATTTTAGTGAGTTCATTCTTCGGAAGCGACGACAATTTCCTCACAATCGGGGCACCGATTCATCCTATTTACTTTCCGGAGTATAATATGCAAAAAGTCGGGAATATGTCTTTCTGGGAAAGAGTGAAGCAAATATACACAACATTGCGACTGAGATGGATGGAGAGGGTACTTAAAGACAAAGAAAATGCAATGATAAGAAAACATTTTGGAAATGACGCACCTACAATTACGGAACTTAAGAAAAGAGTTGAAATGTTATTTGTAAATGTACATCCTATTTGGGATAACAACCGACCTGTTCCTCCATCTGTAGTATACATGGGAGCACTTCATTTAAGGGATCCGAAACCAATTCCTAAA GATCTTCAATCGTACTTGGATGCTTCCAAAAATGGTGTTGTTTACATGAGCTTAGGGTCTAAGATCAGGTTCTCAGATCTTCCAGAAGGCACAATGCAGGTATTTCTGAACGTGTTCGCATCTCTTCCCTACGATGTGTTGATAAAGTGGAATGGAGGAGAGCTCAAGAACAAACCTGCTAACGTAAGATTGGAGAAGTGGCTGCCACAAAATGACATGCTCC atcATCCCAAAATCAAGGTATTTCTAATGCAAGGAGGTCTGCAGTCGACTGACGAGGCAATAGCAGCAAATGTGCCATTGATAGGTTTTCCGGTGTTCGGGGATCAGTTTTATAACGCCCAGATGTTTATGAAGCTTGATATCGGCAGACAATTGGATATCAAAACAATAAATGAACAAGACCTGCGACAAGCCATTCTGGATGTTGCTGAAAATGAAAG GTACCGTCGCAACATCGCATCGCTGTCGCTGGTGCTGCAGGAGCAGCGGGCGGGCGGGCTGCAGCGCGCggtgcgcggcgcggcgcgcgtgGCGGCGCGTGCGGCGCGGCCCCTGCGCTCGCCGCTGGCTGACGCTTCGCTCGCGCAGACCCTCATGCTGGACGTGCTGGTGGCGGTGGCGACGGGCGCGGTGGTCACCACTGTCGGCACCGCCGTGCTAGCCCTCCTGCTGTACAGAGCTGTCAGGAGAGCTGTTGGCACACAGCCAAAACTTAAGTCTAAGTAG
- the LOC105383409 gene encoding UDP-glucosyltransferase 2 isoform X2: MYVGLAYKRSNKMTRVYFVLLILNGSAVFQSVHAARMLCIYPVPFHSHQAVFQVMTEALAAEGHELVVLTPLPHEKPIPNVTEIDVHDISYKLWEDGYGEYQKTHEFTADPVTFWEEAVTPIMHGIVDAQMSSPGMQALIQDQNQQFDVILVEPVVPLSIMIAARFDAPVILVSSFFGGDDSFLTIGAPIHPIYFPEFNMQRIGNMTFWERVKQIYTTLRLRWMERSFKDKENAMIRKHFGKDAPTITELMKRVEMLFLNVHPIWDNNRPVPPSVVYMGALHLRNPKPIPKDLQSYLDASKNGVVYMSLGSKIRFSDLPEGTMQVFLNVFASLPYDVLIKWNGGELKNKPANVRLEKWLPQNDMLHHPKIKVFLMQGGLQSTDEAIAANVPLIGFPVFGDQFYNAQMFMKLDIGRQLDIKTINEQDLRQAILDVAENERYRRNIASLSLVLQEQRAGGLQRAVRGAARVAARAARPLRSPLADASLAQTLMLDVLVAVATGAVVTTVGTAVLALLLYRAVRRAVGTQPKLKSK, translated from the exons ATGTATGTGGGTCTTGCGTACAAGAGATCTAACAAA ATGACGCGTGTTTATTtcgtattattaattttaaacggAAGTGCGGTGTTTCAGTCTGTGCATGCAGCCAGGATGCTGTGCATATACCCGGTGCCGTTTCACAGCCACCAGGCGGTGTTCCAGGTCATGACGGAAGCACTGGCGGCTGAGGGACACGAGCTGGTGGTCCTCACACCACTACCACACGAGAAACCAATACCAAACGTCACAGAAATAGATGTCCATGACATTTCATATAAACTCTGGGAGGACGGGTACGGTGAATATCAAAAAACCCACGAGTTTACTGCTGATCCGGTTACGTTTTGGGAAGAGGCGGTGACTCCAATCATGCATGGCATCGTGGACGCACAGATGAGCTCGCCAGGAATGCAGGCGCTCATCCAGGATCAAAACCAGCAGTTTGATGTGATATTAGTGGAACCCGTCGTGCCTCTCAGCATCATGATCGCAGCGAGGTTCGACGCTCCCGTCATATTGGTGAGCTCATTCTTCGGAGGAGACGACAGCTTCCTCACAATCGGGGCGCCGATTCATCCTATTTACTTCCCGGAGTTTAACATGCAAAGGATAGGGAATATGACGTTCTGGGAAAGAGTGAAGCAAATATACACAACTTTGCGACTGAGATGGATGGAGAGGTCATTTAAAGACAAGGAGAATGCAATGATAAGAAAACATTTTGGAAAGGATGCACCTACTATTACGGAACTAATGAAAAGAGTTGAGATGCTGTTTCTAAATGTACATCCGATTTGGGACAACAACCGACCTGTTCCTCCGTCTGTGGTCTACATGGGAGCACTGCATTTAAGGAATCCGAAACCAATTCCTAAA GATCTTCAATCGTACTTGGATGCTTCCAAAAATGGTGTTGTTTACATGAGCTTAGGGTCTAAGATCAGGTTCTCAGATCTTCCAGAAGGCACAATGCAGGTATTTCTGAACGTGTTCGCATCTCTTCCCTACGATGTGTTGATAAAGTGGAATGGAGGAGAGCTCAAGAACAAACCTGCTAACGTAAGATTGGAGAAGTGGCTGCCACAAAATGACATGCTCC atcATCCCAAAATCAAGGTATTTCTAATGCAAGGAGGTCTGCAGTCGACTGACGAGGCAATAGCAGCAAATGTGCCATTGATAGGTTTTCCGGTGTTCGGGGATCAGTTTTATAACGCCCAGATGTTTATGAAGCTTGATATCGGCAGACAATTGGATATCAAAACAATAAATGAACAAGACCTGCGACAAGCCATTCTGGATGTTGCTGAAAATGAAAG GTACCGTCGCAACATCGCATCGCTGTCGCTGGTGCTGCAGGAGCAGCGGGCGGGCGGGCTGCAGCGCGCggtgcgcggcgcggcgcgcgtgGCGGCGCGTGCGGCGCGGCCCCTGCGCTCGCCGCTGGCTGACGCTTCGCTCGCGCAGACCCTCATGCTGGACGTGCTGGTGGCGGTGGCGACGGGCGCGGTGGTCACCACTGTCGGCACCGCCGTGCTAGCCCTCCTGCTGTACAGAGCTGTCAGGAGAGCTGTTGGCACACAGCCAAAACTTAAGTCTAAGTAG
- the LOC105383409 gene encoding UDP-glucosyltransferase 2 isoform X4 — translation MTRVYFVLLILNGSAVFQSVHAARMLCIYPVPFHSHQAVFQVMTEALAAEGHELVVLTPLPHEKPIPNVTEIDVHDISYKLWEDGYGEYQKTHEFTADPVTFWEEAVTPIMHGIVDAQMSSPGMQALIQDQNQQFDVILVEPVVPLSIMIAARFDAPVILVSSFFGGDDSFLTIGAPIHPIYFPEFNMQRIGNMTFWERVKQIYTTLRLRWMERSFKDKENAMIRKHFGKDAPTITELMKRVEMLFLNVHPIWDNNRPVPPSVVYMGALHLRNPKPIPKDLQSYLDASKNGVVYMSLGSKIRFSDLPEGTMQVFLNVFASLPYDVLIKWNGGELKNKPANVRLEKWLPQNDMLHHPKIKVFLMQGGLQSTDEAIAANVPLIGFPVFGDQFYNAQMFMKLDIGRQLDIKTINEQDLRQAILDVAENERYRRNIASLSLVLQEQRAGGLQRAVRGAARVAARAARPLRSPLADASLAQTLMLDVLVAVATGAVVTTVGTAVLALLLYRAVRRAVGTQPKLKSK, via the exons ATGACGCGTGTTTATTtcgtattattaattttaaacggAAGTGCGGTGTTTCAGTCTGTGCATGCAGCCAGGATGCTGTGCATATACCCGGTGCCGTTTCACAGCCACCAGGCGGTGTTCCAGGTCATGACGGAAGCACTGGCGGCTGAGGGACACGAGCTGGTGGTCCTCACACCACTACCACACGAGAAACCAATACCAAACGTCACAGAAATAGATGTCCATGACATTTCATATAAACTCTGGGAGGACGGGTACGGTGAATATCAAAAAACCCACGAGTTTACTGCTGATCCGGTTACGTTTTGGGAAGAGGCGGTGACTCCAATCATGCATGGCATCGTGGACGCACAGATGAGCTCGCCAGGAATGCAGGCGCTCATCCAGGATCAAAACCAGCAGTTTGATGTGATATTAGTGGAACCCGTCGTGCCTCTCAGCATCATGATCGCAGCGAGGTTCGACGCTCCCGTCATATTGGTGAGCTCATTCTTCGGAGGAGACGACAGCTTCCTCACAATCGGGGCGCCGATTCATCCTATTTACTTCCCGGAGTTTAACATGCAAAGGATAGGGAATATGACGTTCTGGGAAAGAGTGAAGCAAATATACACAACTTTGCGACTGAGATGGATGGAGAGGTCATTTAAAGACAAGGAGAATGCAATGATAAGAAAACATTTTGGAAAGGATGCACCTACTATTACGGAACTAATGAAAAGAGTTGAGATGCTGTTTCTAAATGTACATCCGATTTGGGACAACAACCGACCTGTTCCTCCGTCTGTGGTCTACATGGGAGCACTGCATTTAAGGAATCCGAAACCAATTCCTAAA GATCTTCAATCGTACTTGGATGCTTCCAAAAATGGTGTTGTTTACATGAGCTTAGGGTCTAAGATCAGGTTCTCAGATCTTCCAGAAGGCACAATGCAGGTATTTCTGAACGTGTTCGCATCTCTTCCCTACGATGTGTTGATAAAGTGGAATGGAGGAGAGCTCAAGAACAAACCTGCTAACGTAAGATTGGAGAAGTGGCTGCCACAAAATGACATGCTCC atcATCCCAAAATCAAGGTATTTCTAATGCAAGGAGGTCTGCAGTCGACTGACGAGGCAATAGCAGCAAATGTGCCATTGATAGGTTTTCCGGTGTTCGGGGATCAGTTTTATAACGCCCAGATGTTTATGAAGCTTGATATCGGCAGACAATTGGATATCAAAACAATAAATGAACAAGACCTGCGACAAGCCATTCTGGATGTTGCTGAAAATGAAAG GTACCGTCGCAACATCGCATCGCTGTCGCTGGTGCTGCAGGAGCAGCGGGCGGGCGGGCTGCAGCGCGCggtgcgcggcgcggcgcgcgtgGCGGCGCGTGCGGCGCGGCCCCTGCGCTCGCCGCTGGCTGACGCTTCGCTCGCGCAGACCCTCATGCTGGACGTGCTGGTGGCGGTGGCGACGGGCGCGGTGGTCACCACTGTCGGCACCGCCGTGCTAGCCCTCCTGCTGTACAGAGCTGTCAGGAGAGCTGTTGGCACACAGCCAAAACTTAAGTCTAAGTAG
- the LOC105383409 gene encoding UDP-glucosyltransferase 2 isoform X1: MYVGLAYKRSNKMTRVYFVLLILSGSAVFQSVHAARMLCIYPVPFHSHQTVFHAMTEALAAEGHELVVLTPLPHKKPIPNVTEIDVHDISYKLWEDKYGEYQKTHEFTADPVTFWEDAVTPIIHSVVDAQMSSPGMQALINDQNQHFDVILAEAPAPLSIMIAARFDAPIILVSSFFGSDDNFLTIGAPIHPIYFPEYNMQKVGNMSFWERVKQIYTTLRLRWMERVLKDKENAMIRKHFGNDAPTITELKKRVEMLFVNVHPIWDNNRPVPPSVVYMGALHLRDPKPIPKDLQSYLDASRNGVVYMSLGSKIRFSDLPAGTMQVFLNVFASLPYDVLIKWNGGELKNKPANVRLEKWLPQNDMLHHPKIKVFLMQGGLQSTDEAIAANVPLIGFPVYVDQFYNAQMFIKLDIGRQLDIQTINEQDLRQTIMDVAENERYRRNIAALSLVLQEQREGGLQRAVRGAARVAAQAARPLRSPLADTSLAQLLMLDVLAAAAAGAAAATVTAAALIVLLCRAVRRATAPQPKLKSK, encoded by the exons ATGTATGTGGGTCTTGCGTACAAGAGATCTAACAAAATGACGCGTGTTTATTtcgtattattaattttaagcGGAAGTGCGGTGTTTCAGTCTGTGCATGCAGCCAGGATGCTGTGCATATACCCGGTGCCGTTCCACAGCCACCAGACGGTGTTCCATGCAATGACGGAAGCACTGGCGGCCGAGGGACACGAGCTAGTGGTCCTCACACCACTACCACACAAGAAACCAATACCAAACGTCACAGAAATAGATGTTCATGACATTTCATATAAACTTTGGGAGGACAAGTACGGTGAATATCAAAAAACCCACGAGTTTACTGCTGATCCAGTCACGTTTTGGGAAGACGCGGTGACTCCAATCATACATAGCGTCGTGGACGCACAGATGAGCTCACCAGGAATGCAGGCACTCATCAACGATCAGAACCAGCATTTTGATGTGATATTAGCGGAAGCTCCCGCCCCGCTCAGCATCATGATCGCAGCGAGGTTCGACGCTCCTATTATTTTAGTGAGTTCATTCTTCGGAAGCGACGACAATTTCCTCACAATCGGGGCACCGATTCATCCTATTTACTTTCCGGAGTATAATATGCAAAAAGTCGGGAATATGTCTTTCTGGGAAAGAGTGAAGCAAATATACACAACATTGCGACTGAGATGGATGGAGAGGGTACTTAAAGACAAAGAAAATGCAATGATAAGAAAACATTTTGGAAATGACGCACCTACAATTACGGAACTTAAGAAAAGAGTTGAAATGTTATTTGTAAATGTACATCCTATTTGGGATAACAACCGACCTGTTCCTCCATCTGTAGTATACATGGGAGCACTTCATTTAAGGGATCCGAAACCAATTCCTAAA GATCTTCAATCCTATTTGGATGCTTCAAGAAATGGTGTTGTTTACATGAGCTTAGGATCTAAGATCAGATTCTCAGATCTTCCAGCAGGGACCATGCAGGTATTTTTGAACGTGTTCGCATCTCTGCCCTATGATGTGTTGATAAAGTGGAATGGAGGAGAATTGAAGAACAAACCCGCTAACGTAAGATTGGAGAAGTGGCTGCCACAAAATGACATGCTCC atcATCCCAAAATTAAGGTATTTTTAATGCAAGGAGGTCTTCAGTCTACTGACGAGGCGATAGCAGCGAATGTACCATTGATTGGATTTCCAGTGTACGTCGATCAATTTTATAACGCCCAGATGTTTATCAAGCTTGATATCGGCAGACAATTGGATATCCAAACGATAAATGAACAAGACCTACGACAAACCATTATGGATGTTGCTGAAAATGAAAG GTACCGTCGTAACATCGCAGCTCTGTCGCTGGTACTGCAAGAACAGCGCGAGGGTGGGCTGCAGCGCGCggtgcgcggcgcggcgcgcgtgGCGGCACAGGCGGCGCGGCCCCTGCGCTCGCCGCTGGCCGACACGTCACTCGCGCAGCTCCTCATGCTGGACgtgctggcggcggcggcggcgggcgcagCGGCCGCCACTGTCACTGCCGCCGCACTAATCGTACTGCTGTGCAGAGCTGTGAGAAGAGCAACAGCGCCGCAGCCAAAACTTAAGTCTAAGTAG